In a single window of the Streptomyces sp. NBC_00094 genome:
- a CDS encoding GNAT family N-acetyltransferase — protein MKIRKGGVEDLPAILTLLDSAVVWLNDKGITAQWGTDPFSTQEKSVRQVEETVRAGDPWIAEIDGVMAGTMTLTPVPGTYIAPADEPEVYVRLLATDARFHGHGVGAALLAHAVEETRRKGVSLLRVDCFAGSEGRLVAYYEGQGFTRTEEFTVGDWPGQVLEQRV, from the coding sequence ATGAAGATCCGTAAGGGCGGGGTGGAGGACCTCCCCGCGATACTCACGTTGCTGGACAGCGCCGTCGTGTGGCTCAACGACAAGGGGATCACCGCCCAGTGGGGCACCGACCCGTTCTCCACGCAGGAGAAGTCGGTGCGGCAGGTCGAGGAGACCGTGCGGGCGGGCGACCCGTGGATCGCCGAGATCGACGGCGTGATGGCGGGGACGATGACGCTGACGCCGGTCCCCGGCACGTACATCGCTCCGGCCGACGAGCCCGAGGTGTACGTCCGCCTGCTCGCGACCGACGCGCGTTTCCACGGGCACGGGGTGGGCGCGGCGCTCCTCGCCCACGCGGTGGAGGAGACCCGGCGGAAGGGGGTGTCGCTGCTGCGAGTGGACTGCTTCGCGGGCAGCGAGGGCCGGCTCGTCGCGTACTACGAGGGGCAGGGCTTCACCAGGACCGAGGAATTCACGGTGGGCGACTGGCCGGGGCAGGTACTGGAACAACGGGTCTGA
- the thpR gene encoding RNA 2',3'-cyclic phosphodiesterase — translation MRLFAAVLPPPDQLDELGHVVDRLHRLPGADGLRWTARPGWHLTLAFMGEVDEELLPELRVRLARAAHRTPPFPLRLHGGGHFGRSALWAGVAGDLDELRLLAERADAAARRAGVAMDEHRRYQAHLTLARARTGAVDLHPFLDELGTFEGSRRPVAELALVRSNLPVSGVPGEQPRYERIGGWPLEGAG, via the coding sequence ATGAGGCTCTTCGCCGCCGTACTGCCGCCCCCGGACCAGCTGGACGAGCTCGGACACGTCGTCGACCGGCTGCACCGGCTGCCCGGGGCCGACGGGCTGCGCTGGACCGCGCGGCCCGGATGGCACCTCACGCTCGCCTTCATGGGCGAGGTCGACGAGGAGCTGCTGCCCGAGCTGCGCGTCCGGCTCGCCAGGGCCGCGCACCGCACGCCGCCGTTCCCGCTGCGGCTGCACGGCGGCGGGCACTTCGGGCGGAGCGCCCTGTGGGCCGGGGTCGCCGGGGACCTGGACGAGCTGCGGCTGCTCGCCGAGCGCGCCGACGCCGCCGCGCGCCGGGCGGGGGTCGCGATGGACGAGCACCGCCGCTACCAGGCCCATCTGACGCTCGCCCGCGCGCGGACGGGCGCGGTGGACCTCCATCCGTTCCTCGACGAGCTCGGCACCTTCGAGGGCTCCCGCCGGCCGGTCGCCGAGCTGGCGCTCGTCCGCTCGAACCTGCCGGTGAGCGGGGTGCCGGGCGAGCAGCCCCGGTACGAGCGGATCGGCGGCTGGCCCCTGGAGGGGGCCGGGTGA
- a CDS encoding MarR family winged helix-turn-helix transcriptional regulator, giving the protein MVDHVDRENVNQVVDPGKGVPVDGPGFELPLLLFGGFRTLIDRLHTRLATEGHPDMRPAHGFAMQAVGARGATASDIGRRLGVSKQAAGKTVDRLLALGYAERADDPADARRKLVHLTPRGRDALARSAAIFDELRAEWAATLGADRVRDMEAALRNVVPAETAFRLDATSWLGTP; this is encoded by the coding sequence ATGGTTGACCATGTCGATAGAGAAAACGTAAACCAGGTTGTCGATCCTGGCAAGGGAGTACCGGTCGACGGCCCGGGATTCGAGCTGCCCCTGCTCCTCTTCGGCGGCTTCCGCACCCTCATCGACCGGCTCCACACCCGGCTCGCCACCGAGGGTCACCCGGACATGCGCCCCGCCCACGGCTTCGCCATGCAGGCCGTCGGCGCCCGGGGCGCCACCGCCAGCGACATCGGCCGGCGCCTCGGCGTCTCCAAGCAGGCCGCCGGCAAGACCGTCGACCGGCTGCTCGCCCTCGGCTACGCGGAGCGCGCCGACGACCCCGCCGACGCGCGCCGCAAACTCGTCCACCTCACCCCGCGCGGCCGCGACGCCCTCGCCCGCTCCGCCGCGATCTTCGACGAACTGCGGGCGGAGTGGGCCGCGACCCTCGGCGCGGACCGCGTCCGCGACATGGAGGCGGCCCTGCGGAACGTCGTCCCCGCGGAGACGGCGTTCCGCCTGGACGCCACCAGCTGGCTCGGCACCCCCTGA
- a CDS encoding DUF6879 family protein codes for MLLDGDEWRAMLRGFQSEAWRLETLPQYLVPQEAEELEAFRAGKRVDPHAYSSAYTEDLKRLRGEGRSKGRVHVLTRPLSEYLRFEFSRYYAPHVLAGEDIRILDVTERDNPLPDVEDFWMFDRSTVVLMHYEGDGTQIGRELYEGDPAPFIEWQRIAVAESVPFLEYAERVTE; via the coding sequence GTGCTCTTGGATGGTGACGAGTGGCGGGCGATGCTCCGGGGCTTCCAGTCGGAGGCGTGGCGGCTGGAGACCCTGCCCCAATACCTCGTACCGCAAGAGGCGGAAGAGCTCGAAGCCTTCCGGGCCGGCAAGCGCGTCGACCCGCACGCCTACTCGTCCGCGTATACGGAAGACCTGAAGCGGCTGCGCGGCGAGGGGCGGAGCAAGGGGCGGGTGCACGTGCTGACTCGACCGCTCTCCGAGTACCTGCGCTTCGAGTTCTCCAGGTACTACGCCCCGCACGTGCTCGCCGGGGAGGACATCCGCATCCTTGACGTGACCGAGCGGGACAACCCGCTGCCGGACGTCGAGGACTTCTGGATGTTCGACCGCTCGACGGTCGTCCTGATGCACTACGAGGGCGACGGCACGCAGATCGGCCGGGAGCTGTACGAGGGTGACCCTGCACCGTTCATCGAGTGGCAGCGCATCGCCGTTGCCGAGTCGGTTCCCTTCCTGGAGTACGCGGAGCGCGTGACGGAGTGA
- a CDS encoding aldo/keto reductase has protein sequence MRAWRQSGLFGTANVYGWAENKGRTESIIGSWFAKGDGRRDRTVLATKVYGNMGVDGEAWPNHDKLSALNIRRAVEASLKRLGTDYIDVYQFHHIDRATPFEEIWQAVDVLIQQGKVLYAGSSNFPGYKIAQANETASRRGSVGLVSEQCLYNLFERRAEMEVIPAAQEYGLGVIPWSPLHGGLLGGVLKKEAEGKRRTEGRAAATLADPAARAQLQAYEDLLDKHGLEPGETALAWLLTRPGVTGPIVGPRTPEQLTSALRALEVELSEEVLSALDEIFPGPGPSPEAFAW, from the coding sequence TTGCGGGCATGGCGTCAAAGTGGATTGTTCGGTACCGCCAACGTCTACGGCTGGGCCGAGAACAAGGGGCGGACGGAGTCGATCATCGGCTCCTGGTTCGCCAAGGGCGACGGCCGTCGTGACAGGACCGTCCTCGCCACCAAGGTGTACGGGAACATGGGCGTGGACGGCGAGGCCTGGCCCAACCACGACAAGCTCTCGGCACTGAACATCCGCCGTGCGGTGGAGGCCAGCCTCAAGCGGCTCGGCACCGACTACATCGACGTCTACCAGTTCCACCACATCGACCGGGCGACCCCCTTCGAGGAGATCTGGCAGGCGGTCGACGTCCTGATCCAGCAGGGCAAGGTCCTCTACGCCGGTTCCTCCAACTTCCCCGGCTACAAGATCGCCCAGGCCAACGAGACCGCCTCCCGGCGCGGCTCGGTCGGGCTCGTCAGCGAGCAGTGCCTCTACAACCTCTTCGAGCGGCGCGCGGAGATGGAGGTCATCCCGGCCGCGCAGGAGTACGGCCTCGGGGTCATCCCGTGGTCGCCGCTCCACGGCGGCCTGCTCGGCGGTGTCCTGAAGAAGGAGGCCGAGGGCAAGCGCCGGACGGAGGGACGCGCGGCGGCCACGCTCGCCGACCCGGCGGCCCGGGCGCAGCTCCAGGCCTACGAGGACCTGCTCGACAAGCACGGTCTGGAGCCGGGGGAGACGGCCCTCGCGTGGCTGCTCACCCGGCCGGGGGTGACGGGCCCGATCGTCGGCCCGCGCACGCCCGAGCAGCTGACGAGCGCGCTGCGCGCCCTGGAGGTGGAGCTGAGCGAGGAGGTCCTGTCCGCGCTGGACGAGATCTTCCCCGGCCCGGGCCCGTCCCCGGAGGCCTTCGCCTGGTGA
- a CDS encoding helix-turn-helix transcriptional regulator yields the protein MTFEAEQLGESGAELASLLRDLRKRAGLSGDRLAARCNMSQSKVSRIENGRTRPSLVDVEQILRALDAPPALVAEVSALARMANSEWRNVRELRRKGLGTRQAELKSLEASSTQMRYFLLSMVTGLLATPEYVRASLAHSTADTSKAVAGKLGRQAVLYDASKRFTFVLTEQAVRWPVVSPLAMAEQMDRLASLSYLPNVQIGVIPVGAPTPRTPLSTFTIYDAALVTIETTAGSLVLRDGRDVQAYLKEFAGYEEHALFGEDLRARLAEWSAACRA from the coding sequence GTGACGTTCGAAGCTGAGCAGCTTGGCGAGTCTGGTGCCGAACTCGCCTCTCTGCTTCGGGACTTGCGCAAGCGGGCCGGTCTCTCTGGGGACCGGCTCGCGGCGCGCTGCAACATGTCCCAGTCGAAGGTGTCCCGCATCGAGAACGGCCGGACACGGCCGTCCCTGGTCGATGTCGAGCAGATCTTGCGAGCGCTGGACGCTCCGCCGGCACTGGTCGCCGAGGTCTCCGCCCTCGCCAGGATGGCGAACAGCGAGTGGCGGAACGTCCGAGAGCTTCGGCGCAAGGGGCTCGGTACGAGACAGGCTGAGCTGAAGTCGCTCGAAGCGTCCTCCACGCAGATGCGTTACTTCCTGCTCTCGATGGTTACGGGCCTGCTCGCAACACCGGAGTACGTACGAGCGAGCCTGGCTCACTCGACGGCCGACACGAGCAAGGCAGTGGCGGGGAAGCTGGGACGGCAAGCCGTCCTCTACGACGCCTCGAAGCGGTTCACGTTCGTTCTGACCGAGCAGGCGGTTCGCTGGCCGGTCGTCTCCCCGCTGGCGATGGCAGAGCAGATGGACCGGCTGGCGTCCTTGTCCTACCTCCCGAACGTTCAGATCGGGGTGATCCCCGTAGGGGCACCGACGCCCCGAACCCCTCTGAGTACGTTCACCATCTACGACGCCGCGTTGGTCACCATCGAGACGACGGCGGGAAGTCTCGTGCTCCGCGACGGCCGAGACGTTCAGGCGTATCTGAAGGAGTTCGCCGGGTACGAGGAGCACGCCCTCTTCGGCGAAGACCTTCGGGCCCGCCTCGCCGAGTGGTCCGCCGCTTGCCGTGCATGA
- a CDS encoding recombinase family protein: protein MGYARVSIDDQEAQLQRDALTAAGCARIFEDKASGKNTDRAELRAALDYARPGDTLCVWKLDRFARSLIDLVTMVDTLRERGIGFKVLTGALANIDPGTADGRLMLQVVGAMAEFERSLIKERTRAGLDAAKAQGRTGGRPPVVDEDVLTVARARKAKGESVSTIAKALGVSRATLYRHLGESA, encoded by the coding sequence ATCGGTTACGCCCGCGTCTCCATCGACGACCAGGAAGCACAGCTTCAGCGAGACGCACTGACGGCCGCAGGGTGCGCCCGCATCTTCGAGGACAAGGCATCAGGCAAGAACACCGACCGGGCGGAGCTGCGTGCAGCGCTCGACTACGCCCGCCCTGGGGACACCCTGTGCGTATGGAAGCTCGACCGATTCGCCCGCTCGCTCATCGATCTTGTGACCATGGTCGACACCCTTCGGGAGCGGGGCATCGGATTCAAGGTGCTCACGGGTGCACTGGCCAACATCGACCCCGGTACGGCGGACGGCCGTCTCATGCTTCAGGTGGTCGGAGCCATGGCGGAGTTCGAGCGCAGCCTCATCAAGGAGCGCACCCGCGCAGGACTCGACGCAGCCAAGGCACAGGGGCGTACCGGCGGACGGCCGCCCGTGGTCGATGAGGACGTACTCACCGTGGCCCGCGCCAGGAAGGCGAAGGGCGAGAGCGTGAGCACCATCGCCAAGGCTCTCGGGGTCTCCCGAGCCACGCTGTACCGCCACCTTGGCGAGAGCGCCTGA
- a CDS encoding NCS2 family permease, with protein sequence MSTTAAAKATSPEPASPQEPTSGLDRYFKISARGSTVAREVRGGFATFFAMAYIIVLNPIILGSAKDMYGHQLDGGQLVTATVLTAAFSTLLMGVIGNVPIALAAGLGVNTVVALQLAPKMSWPDAMGMVVLAGIVVMLLVATGLRERVMNAVPVGLRKGIAIGIGLFIMLIGLVDSGFVSRIPDAAHTTVPLQLGSDGHLNGWPVLVFILGTLLTLALIIRKVPGAILISIVAMTVVAMVIDAVATVPSWGLTTPQWPGNPVASPDFGLVGEVSLFGGFEKVGLLTGVLFVFTVLLSCFFDAMGTILGVGDEAKLMDKDGNLPGINKVLLVDGLAVAAGGATSSSANTCFVESTAGVGEGARTGLASVVTGGLFTVALFLTPLATMVPSQAATPALLAVGFLILAGSIKDIDWSDFTIAVPAFLAMMMMPFTYSITNGIGIGFISFSVLRLAAGRGREVPAAMYVVSAVFVFYYAMPALGLT encoded by the coding sequence ATGAGCACCACGGCCGCCGCCAAGGCCACATCCCCCGAGCCCGCCTCCCCCCAGGAGCCGACCTCGGGCCTCGACCGCTACTTCAAGATCTCCGCGCGCGGTTCCACCGTCGCCCGTGAGGTACGGGGCGGTTTCGCCACCTTCTTCGCGATGGCCTACATCATCGTGCTGAACCCGATCATCCTCGGCAGCGCCAAGGACATGTACGGGCACCAGCTCGACGGTGGCCAGCTCGTCACCGCGACCGTCCTGACGGCGGCCTTCTCGACGCTGCTCATGGGTGTCATCGGCAACGTCCCGATCGCCCTCGCCGCCGGTCTCGGCGTCAACACGGTCGTCGCGCTGCAGCTCGCCCCGAAGATGTCCTGGCCGGACGCCATGGGCATGGTCGTCCTCGCCGGCATCGTCGTGATGCTGCTCGTCGCGACCGGTCTGCGCGAGCGCGTCATGAACGCCGTCCCGGTCGGCCTGCGCAAGGGCATCGCGATCGGCATCGGCCTCTTCATCATGCTCATCGGCCTCGTCGACTCGGGCTTCGTCTCCCGTATCCCCGACGCCGCGCACACCACCGTCCCGCTCCAGCTCGGCAGCGACGGTCACCTGAACGGCTGGCCGGTCCTCGTCTTCATCCTGGGCACGCTGCTCACCCTCGCCCTGATCATCCGCAAGGTGCCGGGCGCCATCCTGATCTCGATCGTCGCCATGACGGTCGTGGCCATGGTGATCGACGCGGTCGCGACCGTGCCCTCCTGGGGCCTCACCACCCCGCAGTGGCCGGGCAACCCCGTCGCCTCGCCCGACTTCGGTCTGGTCGGCGAGGTCAGCCTCTTCGGCGGCTTCGAGAAGGTCGGCCTGCTGACCGGCGTCCTCTTCGTCTTCACCGTGCTGCTGTCCTGCTTCTTCGACGCGATGGGCACGATCCTCGGCGTCGGCGACGAGGCCAAGCTGATGGACAAGGACGGCAACCTCCCCGGCATCAACAAGGTCCTGCTCGTCGACGGCCTGGCGGTCGCGGCCGGCGGTGCCACCTCCTCCTCGGCCAACACCTGCTTCGTGGAATCCACGGCGGGCGTCGGCGAGGGCGCGCGCACGGGCCTCGCCTCGGTCGTGACCGGCGGTCTCTTCACGGTCGCGCTGTTCCTCACGCCGCTGGCGACGATGGTCCCGTCGCAGGCGGCCACGCCCGCGCTGCTCGCGGTCGGCTTCCTGATCCTGGCCGGTTCGATCAAGGACATCGACTGGAGCGACTTCACCATCGCGGTGCCGGCGTTCCTGGCGATGATGATGATGCCGTTCACGTACTCGATCACGAACGGCATCGGCATCGGCTTCATCTCGTTCAGCGTGCTGCGTCTGGCGGCCGGCCGGGGCCGTGAGGTCCCGGCGGCCATGTACGTCGTCTCGGCGGTCTTCGTCTTCTACTACGCGATGCCGGCGCTCGGCCTCACGTGA
- a CDS encoding aldo/keto reductase: MKYTQLGRTGLKVSRLVLGTMNFGPQTDEPTSHSILDAALDAGLNFVDTANVYGWGENKGRTEEIIGSWFAKGDGRRDKTVLATKVYGNMGLDGEAWPNHDKLSALNIRRAVEASLKRLGTDYIDLYQFHHVDRSTPFEEVWQAVDVLIQQGKILYAGSSNFPGYKIAQANETAARRGSVGLVSEQCLYNLFERRAEMEVIPAAQEYGLGVIPWSPLHGGLLGGVLKKETEGKRRLEGRAAETLAAPGVRAQFQAYEDLLDKHGLAPGEVGLAWLLTRPGVTGPIVGPRTPEQLAGALRALEVQLSEELLAQLDEIFPGPGPSPEAFAW; this comes from the coding sequence ATGAAGTACACGCAGCTTGGACGCACCGGACTCAAGGTCAGCCGACTCGTCCTCGGCACGATGAACTTCGGCCCGCAGACAGACGAACCGACAAGTCACAGCATCTTGGATGCCGCGCTCGACGCAGGTCTGAATTTCGTAGACACGGCCAATGTGTATGGGTGGGGTGAGAACAAGGGCCGTACGGAGGAGATCATCGGTTCTTGGTTCGCCAAGGGCGACGGCCGCCGCGACAAGACCGTCCTCGCCACCAAGGTCTACGGGAACATGGGCCTGGACGGCGAGGCCTGGCCCAACCACGACAAGCTCTCGGCGCTCAACATCCGCCGCGCGGTCGAGGCCAGCCTCAAGCGCCTCGGCACGGACTACATCGATCTGTACCAGTTCCATCACGTCGACCGCTCGACCCCCTTCGAGGAGGTCTGGCAGGCCGTCGACGTCCTGATCCAGCAGGGCAAGATCCTCTACGCCGGCTCCTCCAACTTCCCCGGCTACAAGATCGCCCAGGCCAACGAGACCGCCGCCCGGCGCGGCTCGGTCGGCCTCGTCAGCGAGCAGTGCCTCTACAACCTCTTCGAGCGGCGCGCCGAGATGGAGGTCATCCCGGCGGCCCAGGAGTACGGCCTCGGGGTCATCCCCTGGTCGCCGCTCCACGGCGGCCTCCTCGGCGGCGTCCTGAAGAAGGAGACCGAGGGCAAGCGCCGTCTGGAGGGCCGGGCGGCGGAGACGCTCGCCGCCCCGGGCGTGCGCGCGCAGTTCCAGGCGTACGAGGACCTGCTCGACAAGCACGGTCTCGCCCCCGGCGAGGTCGGTCTCGCCTGGCTCCTCACCCGCCCCGGCGTCACGGGCCCGATCGTCGGCCCCCGCACCCCGGAGCAGCTGGCGGGCGCCCTGCGCGCGCTGGAGGTGCAGCTGAGCGAGGAGCTGCTCGCGCAGCTCGACGAGATCTTCCCGGGCCCGGGCCCTTCGCCGGAAGCCTTCGCCTGGTGA
- a CDS encoding recombinase family protein has protein sequence MARVLGVIRLSKISDETTSPERQRRSIQRWADQGGHVVVGWVEDIDVSGGVEPWKRPEFSKWLPSTIGKEVSSIEHRIAMEESRANEYDIICALKLDRLSRRVLHVHTLVEWCEKHGKEVATVEDGINLNTQMGKLLFSLIASFAEGELEAIKARAKSSYNHLVKEGRWRGGRIPYGYRAEKQDTGDGWRLVPDDYGTDTAGTLREIVRRLIEGESANSVAQWLNEDPTKTPVSLDAQLIRNGKPPKGGRWTAANTAKVVRSLNVLGQMEVTEEVVVDGKKTKRTRVVRDTEGRPLQRAEPLITQEEWELANKKLDENTSKRNGNRKGGSPLLRVAFCTCGEPAYLGPGRNWPYYRCASRTTHKPCPTGSKGIAAHVLEGTAEEVFLRAAGDVEIVRKVFRPGVDFKRDIEEVNRALAELREDREAGLYSSELGKQEYRETYKRLDARREQLMAQPTRPDTWEEIPTGETYRERWAKLSTQHEKGRELRAAGIKTVIHAEKLPPVTAVQAMSPEGHDGMWQEGKDRVQILIPMDFKRRVRDLAAVHSES, from the coding sequence GTGGCAAGAGTCCTGGGCGTAATCCGCCTGTCAAAGATCTCGGACGAGACCACATCGCCGGAGCGCCAGCGCCGATCGATTCAACGATGGGCCGACCAGGGAGGGCACGTCGTCGTCGGGTGGGTCGAGGACATCGACGTATCTGGTGGTGTCGAGCCGTGGAAGCGCCCGGAGTTCAGCAAGTGGCTGCCTTCTACGATCGGCAAAGAGGTCAGCTCGATCGAGCACCGGATCGCGATGGAGGAGTCCCGTGCCAACGAGTACGACATCATCTGCGCGCTGAAGCTCGACCGCCTCTCACGGCGTGTGCTCCACGTGCACACACTCGTGGAGTGGTGCGAGAAGCACGGCAAGGAAGTCGCCACCGTCGAGGACGGGATCAACCTGAACACGCAGATGGGCAAGCTGCTGTTCAGCCTGATCGCGTCCTTCGCAGAAGGGGAGCTCGAAGCCATCAAGGCCCGGGCGAAGTCCTCGTACAACCACCTGGTGAAGGAGGGCCGCTGGCGTGGTGGCCGTATCCCGTACGGCTACCGGGCGGAGAAGCAGGACACCGGTGACGGCTGGCGGCTGGTCCCGGACGACTACGGAACGGACACCGCCGGGACACTGCGCGAGATCGTCCGTCGACTCATCGAGGGCGAGTCGGCGAACAGCGTCGCCCAGTGGCTCAACGAGGACCCGACCAAGACCCCGGTGTCGCTCGACGCTCAGCTGATCAGGAACGGCAAGCCCCCGAAGGGCGGTCGGTGGACCGCCGCGAACACAGCCAAGGTGGTGCGCTCCCTGAACGTTCTCGGTCAGATGGAGGTGACGGAGGAAGTCGTCGTCGACGGCAAGAAGACGAAGCGAACCCGCGTCGTCCGTGACACGGAGGGACGCCCTCTCCAGCGGGCGGAGCCGCTGATCACTCAGGAGGAGTGGGAGCTGGCGAACAAGAAGCTGGACGAGAACACCAGCAAGCGCAACGGCAACCGGAAGGGCGGCTCTCCTCTTCTCAGGGTCGCGTTCTGCACCTGCGGTGAGCCCGCGTACCTCGGCCCGGGGCGGAACTGGCCGTACTACCGGTGCGCCTCGCGAACCACGCACAAGCCGTGCCCCACAGGCAGCAAGGGCATCGCGGCGCACGTCCTGGAGGGAACGGCCGAGGAGGTCTTCCTGCGCGCGGCCGGCGATGTCGAGATCGTGCGGAAGGTCTTCCGACCGGGCGTCGACTTCAAGCGGGACATCGAGGAGGTGAACCGCGCTCTGGCCGAGCTTCGAGAGGACCGCGAAGCCGGCCTCTACTCCAGCGAGCTGGGCAAGCAGGAGTACCGGGAGACGTACAAACGGCTGGACGCGCGACGTGAGCAACTCATGGCCCAGCCCACCCGCCCCGACACATGGGAGGAGATCCCGACGGGCGAAACCTACCGGGAACGCTGGGCGAAACTGTCGACCCAGCACGAGAAGGGCAGGGAACTCCGGGCAGCCGGCATCAAGACGGTCATCCACGCCGAGAAACTCCCGCCCGTGACCGCCGTGCAAGCCATGTCGCCGGAGGGGCATGACGGCATGTGGCAGGAGGGGAAGGACCGCGTGCAGATCCTCATCCCGATGGACTTCAAGCGCCGCGTCCGCGACTTGGCGGCGGTACACAGCGAGAGCTGA
- a CDS encoding MFS transporter: protein MSTGPGADSAPVHQPTLKTRGRGETFSSLRIRNYRLFFTGAIVSNTGTWMARITQDWLVLSLTGSAAAVGITTALQFLPMLLFGLYGGVIADRYPKRRLLLISQAALGLCGLALAVLTLSGSVQVWHVYLIAFLLGMVTVVDNPARQVYVAEMVGPEQLRNAVSLNSANFQTARLVGPAVAGVLIAGVGSGWAFLLNGLSFLAPLACLLLMRTSELHKVERAPRGKGQLREGLRYVAGRPDLIWPIVLVGFVGTFGFNFPIWLTAFSEEVFHVGAGTYGFLNTLMAAGSLVGALAAARRGSTRLRMLVIAAAVFGVLEIAAALSPAFWLFALLLVPIGMIGLTVNITANSAVQMATDPAMRGRVMSLYMMVFAGGTPIGAPLLGWITDTYGARVGFATGGVISLAAAGVVGLVLAKVGGLKMAFAWRHGHPQVRFVARERLVTAA, encoded by the coding sequence TTGAGTACGGGACCCGGAGCAGACTCCGCACCCGTCCATCAACCCACCCTCAAGACCCGTGGGCGGGGGGAAACCTTCTCCTCGCTCAGAATCCGCAACTACCGGCTGTTCTTCACCGGAGCGATCGTCTCCAACACCGGTACGTGGATGGCCCGCATCACCCAGGACTGGCTCGTCCTGAGCCTCACCGGCTCGGCCGCCGCCGTCGGCATCACCACGGCCCTGCAGTTCCTGCCGATGCTGCTCTTCGGTCTGTACGGCGGTGTCATCGCCGACCGCTACCCGAAGCGGCGCCTGCTCCTCATCAGCCAGGCCGCCCTCGGACTGTGCGGGCTCGCGCTCGCCGTCCTCACCCTCTCCGGCTCCGTCCAGGTCTGGCACGTCTACCTGATCGCCTTCCTCCTCGGCATGGTGACGGTCGTCGACAACCCGGCCCGGCAGGTGTACGTCGCCGAGATGGTCGGCCCCGAGCAGCTCCGTAACGCCGTCTCCCTGAACTCGGCGAACTTCCAGACCGCACGGCTCGTCGGCCCCGCCGTCGCCGGCGTCCTGATCGCCGGAGTCGGCAGCGGCTGGGCGTTCCTCCTCAACGGCCTGTCCTTCCTCGCCCCCCTCGCGTGCCTCCTGCTCATGCGGACGAGTGAGCTCCACAAGGTGGAGCGCGCCCCGCGCGGCAAGGGCCAGCTGCGGGAGGGGCTGCGGTACGTGGCCGGGCGGCCGGACCTGATCTGGCCGATCGTCCTCGTGGGCTTCGTCGGCACCTTCGGGTTCAACTTCCCGATCTGGCTGACGGCCTTCTCGGAGGAGGTCTTCCACGTCGGCGCCGGTACGTACGGCTTCCTCAACACCCTGATGGCGGCGGGCTCCCTCGTGGGCGCCCTCGCCGCGGCCCGTCGCGGCTCGACCCGGCTGCGGATGCTGGTGATCGCGGCGGCGGTCTTCGGCGTCCTGGAGATCGCGGCGGCCCTGTCGCCGGCGTTCTGGCTGTTCGCGCTGCTGCTCGTGCCGATCGGCATGATCGGCCTCACGGTCAACATCACCGCCAACTCGGCCGTCCAGATGGCGACGGACCCGGCCATGCGGGGCCGCGTGATGAGCCTCTACATGATGGTCTTCGCCGGTGGCACCCCGATCGGGGCGCCGCTCCTCGGCTGGATCACCGACACGTACGGCGCCCGCGTCGGCTTCGCGACGGGCGGCGTGATCTCGCTGGCAGCGGCCGGTGTCGTCGGCCTCGTCCTGGCGAAGGTCGGCGGCCTGAAGATGGCCTTCGCCTGGCGCCACGGCCACCCGCAGGTGCGCTTCGTGGCCCGCGAGCGACTGGTGACGGCGGCGTAG
- a CDS encoding MarR family winged helix-turn-helix transcriptional regulator, producing the protein MPDLSHGTADDAAAVNALRSSVMRLSRRLKHQRVDESLSPTEMSVLGTLKLCGSATPGELARKEHVQPPSMTRIVALLEAKGLVRLEPHPDDRRQKVVRQTETAEAMLEESRRKRNAWLATLAEGLDEDEWAKLRAAAPVLEKLAHL; encoded by the coding sequence ATGCCAGATCTGTCCCACGGCACCGCCGACGACGCCGCGGCCGTGAACGCGCTCCGCTCCTCCGTCATGCGACTGAGCCGACGACTCAAGCACCAGCGTGTCGACGAGTCGCTGAGCCCCACCGAGATGTCGGTGCTCGGCACCCTCAAGCTCTGCGGCTCCGCCACCCCCGGTGAGCTGGCCCGCAAGGAGCACGTCCAGCCTCCGTCGATGACCCGCATCGTCGCGCTGCTCGAAGCCAAGGGACTGGTCCGGCTGGAGCCGCACCCCGACGACCGCCGGCAGAAGGTGGTCCGCCAGACCGAGACGGCCGAGGCCATGCTCGAAGAGTCCCGCCGCAAGCGGAACGCCTGGCTGGCCACCCTCGCCGAGGGTCTGGACGAGGACGAATGGGCCAAGCTGCGCGCCGCCGCCCCGGTCCTGGAGAAGCTCGCCCATCTGTAG